A part of Thermoanaerobaculia bacterium genomic DNA contains:
- a CDS encoding SLC13 family permease, whose translation MGHAWRRFGERARDQLFLIVAGALAVAAVGSGAVPWRRVARVEDSRLLATLAALILSVELLRASGALDFTVRRAIRRFSRARTLTAALVLASGALSAVVTNDVALFVMIPFTVAASRFSDFRVRNAVILEITAANILGCASPIGNPQNLFLLHRSKMTIPAFLTAMAPFLAVSLVLLGTAILVLEPARTITRVERAAPPVAAAGAAAGALGIALVLASIAGFLPPTAALAAAFAAWLLLPGRRGNPASLAIVPLFFFVFIDMAALTSLHFARLFESLPLPPGPRLYLAGALFSQAISNVPAAVLLAPSAAGRWKTLLYAVNAGGCGTLIASLANLLGWQIYSHERGPDPVFLPRFHRVSFAFLAVLGVAAFLLV comes from the coding sequence ATGGGACACGCGTGGCGGCGTTTCGGCGAGCGGGCGCGGGATCAGCTTTTCCTGATCGTCGCGGGGGCGCTCGCTGTCGCGGCGGTCGGCAGCGGCGCGGTTCCGTGGCGCCGCGTCGCGCGGGTCGAGGATTCTCGGCTGCTCGCCACACTCGCCGCCCTCATCCTCTCGGTCGAGCTGCTGCGGGCTTCGGGGGCCCTCGATTTCACCGTGCGCCGCGCGATCCGGCGCTTCTCCCGCGCGCGGACGCTGACGGCCGCGCTCGTCCTCGCTTCGGGCGCGCTCTCAGCCGTCGTGACCAACGACGTGGCGCTCTTCGTGATGATCCCTTTCACGGTCGCGGCTTCGCGCTTCTCCGACTTCCGCGTCCGCAACGCGGTGATCCTCGAGATCACGGCGGCGAACATCCTCGGCTGCGCCTCGCCGATCGGGAACCCGCAGAACCTCTTCCTGCTGCACCGCTCGAAGATGACGATCCCGGCGTTTTTGACGGCGATGGCGCCGTTCCTGGCGGTCAGCCTCGTCCTGCTCGGCACGGCGATCCTGGTGCTCGAGCCCGCCCGGACGATCACGCGTGTCGAGCGCGCCGCCCCTCCGGTCGCGGCGGCGGGGGCGGCGGCGGGAGCGCTCGGCATCGCGCTCGTCCTCGCGTCGATCGCCGGGTTTCTCCCGCCGACGGCGGCGCTGGCCGCCGCGTTCGCGGCGTGGCTCCTCCTTCCGGGCCGGCGCGGGAACCCGGCGTCGCTTGCGATCGTCCCGCTCTTCTTCTTCGTGTTCATCGACATGGCGGCGCTCACGTCGCTCCACTTCGCGCGGCTGTTCGAGTCGCTGCCGTTGCCCCCGGGACCGCGCCTCTATCTGGCGGGGGCGCTTTTTTCGCAGGCGATCTCGAACGTGCCGGCGGCGGTGCTGCTGGCGCCCTCGGCCGCCGGACGGTGGAAGACGCTGCTCTACGCGGTCAACGCCGGCGGGTGCGGCACGCTCATCGCGTCGCTCGCCAACCTCCTCGGCTGGCAGATCTACTCCCACGAACGCGGCCCGGATCCCGTATTCCTTCCGCGGTTTCACCGCGTGAGCTTCGCGTTTCTCGCGGTGCTCGGCGTGGCCGCCTTCTTGCTTGTATGA